In the genome of Hemitrygon akajei chromosome 21, sHemAka1.3, whole genome shotgun sequence, the window GGAACAGGAACTGTATAAAACACTGACACAGATTAGTGATTGTCTACCTTCCTGCAGTGGGCTGTTGTTGGAAGTGTTAGTCATGTTTTAAGTCAACTATCTTTTCTGAGATAGTGGGAATTTGTGCTTGGTGGTTAAGTTAGATAGCACTGGAACAATCCATATAAGGAAGAAGGGAATATATAAATCTGGATGCAGGGAAAGTGAAATTAATATGTGAGGacctttgtatgtgtgtgtgtggggggggctaAATACTAGTGCAGATGAATATAGTAGCTTGTTTCTGCTGTAGACTTAATAGTTAATACTTCCATAGTAATCTGGATTAGGATATTTCGTcatctagagcagtttgtctcaATAAAATACtttcaaaaaaataaaatcacggTGCTCTCTGTCGATCTCGGACTTTTACTTGACATTCAGTGATGGCAGTAATGTAAAATGAGCAGCATCAGATCTCCTGCACATTTAATAAAGTGTTGAATATGAATTTTCCCTGATCTCTAATTAATGTAAGTTTATATCTTATGTTTTTGAGCCTTTGGTTTTAATAACAGTTCATTGGAAATATATATTCAATAAAGAATTTAAATCTGTGGTTCATAATATATTTTTCTTGGAAATGCAATTTACACTTATCACATGTTACTGATGTGCACCCAAGAGTCTGGTTTACACTGTTGAGGGCAGCAAATAGAAATGTTTGAAACTTTGCCTAGCATTCAATTGATGCTTCCGTTGGAAACGATGTAGTAGTGCCACCCTCAGTCTGAAACAAACTAAAGAGTCGAAATGATGGAAAAACTCAGAAAGCATTTAtataaagagaaacagaattaacattttgTACTAAAGTATTTTATTTTGACAATGCATTCCAGCATAGCAAAAATATACTctcttttttaatttaatttctgtTAAGTGTTTGGTCATTTAAATGTACTATTTTCTCCTCTGTCTGGGGATGATAACTTCAGAGGTGTTGAAGCCATCATGGAAAGAGAATATGCCGTCTTCACTCTCAATTTTTCCGTCTTCAAATGTAATCAAATTTTATTTTCCATTCTAGATCCTCTGCGTTTCTGTGAAAATTTGCAGAGCCTCAATTTGGCAGGAAACCTAATCAGCAGGTGAGTGTGTAAAAGTTGTTTGCAGTGCCTATTTGACAGAAATTGCTTGTTTTAGCAgttgtaagttttttttaatatatcaaGCCAATTTTTGTATATCTGCACTGCTCTTTAGTGCTGATGTCCTCTGCTCAATAACTGAGCTGAAGAAACTAGATACGATTCGATTGAAAGATGCAGTTTCCGGTTTTAGTAATCCAGGTAACTCATTATCTTTGCTGTGACTCCGTTCATATTGAAACCTTTCAAGTCAAAAGGATTTGGATCTGAGCCCTTCAATAGAGATTTGAGGGTAAAACTTAGACTAATATTCCACAGTAATGAGAGCAATAATATGGGCAATTTGGAATTTCAGAGATGAGATAATAAACTGAATAAATTGTCATATCCCTCCTAATGGTTTCAAAATCCCACAATACTACCTCAAGTGAATTCTTTTGGATGCTAAAGCTATCCATTCATTAATTCACATTACTGAAGGCATTTATCACACTGATATTTATGAGATCCTGTGTATAAACTGGATTTGTGTTTTCCTTTATCCCATTGCACATAAAGCACTTGGGAACACCCAAGATTGTAATTCTGTTCATCCTTGAAGGCAGTGTGATAATTAGATGAGAATTTGATTAATTTCTGGCCTGGGTAAATTGCAGATCTGCATTAGTGCAAAGGCATAGAATAAATCATATGCTTTCTATTATTTATGGTGTCTCACCTCTTGGTAATGTTACAAGTTTAAAGAAAGGGCAAATTCATTTAAAGGTATTTGATCACCATGTAATGCTTCTTGTAGATGTAGCATATACTTTATGTGAAATGTTAAAATGCTTTTATAGGACAGCATAATTGCTGCCTCAGAGTTAACACTCTTATAACACTGTAACACATGGAGCATACATAACAAATACAAATATTTCTGCAGAAAAATGTGACTGTAAGTCTTTGTTTTCAGTGTGTATGAATACATCATATTCAAGCACAATGTTGGACATGTTCCCAAACATAAAGGTATTAGATGGTGAGTAACTTGAACAATTGAGAAATTAAAGTTTCTCTTTTGAGAAATTGAGATTGAGATACTGGCACAGATCTTCCCCAATACCAACATGAGTGCTAGAGTTTATCTGTACATCCCCATAGAAATACAGATTTCTATCACTGGTATCAGACTGAAGCACAGGCATCATTTTCTGCCTTGCCACAGTCACCGCTGGCTGCTCCTGTGGACTCATCTAAAGTCCCAACAATACACTACAGTTACATGCAGGCTTCTTGACTCTTTGTGCTGGAAAACCTGTCTGCTGACCATGCACAACAATTCCCATTCAAGTGACTGAGAGACTCTTGATGTAGGGCAAAAGGTactatatttttttttatttaagtGTTAATCACTTTTAAATTTAGTATATAAATATAATTTCAAATGCATATCagattttaacttttttttaaatgtcctaATGTTCACAGAATTGCAGAATGGTTTCAGCACTAATGGAGGCCATACAGCCTACTGCATCCTCACTATTCTATGTGAAACAAATCCAGCTAATCCCACTCCCCTTAACATTGCAgtttctttcctttcagttatctGTTCGGTTACTCTTTGAAAAGTACAGTTGAATCAAATTCTGGTGGTACATTCCAAACCCTAACCACTTGTTGTATGTACATAAAAGCAAAGATTCTCTTAGTGGTTCTTTTGTCAGTCATACCCTATGGCTCAATGCCCTTTCACGAGTAGGAATAGTTTCTCTCAGTCTATCTCATCCTGATTTTAAATATTGCTGTCAAATCCCCTTGAAACTCTTTAGTTCCAAGAAGAACCAGAGATAAAGGAAAGTCAGGTGCCGTATTTCTGGTACTAGTATGGAAATGGAGTCAGGAAGAATTGAACACTCTTCATCAAAATCATTAACATAAGTTGCAAATAGTTGAAGTCCCAAcattaattcccccccccccccactgcaccACATTAATTGATTGCCAATCTGTaaatgatttgtttatctcaACTATTTTCTGTAGTTGACCATTTCATTATCTATGACAATGTATAACCTACAACTTAATAATTCTTGTGCACTGACCTCTAATGTAGCTGTTGTCAAATGTCTTCTGGAAATCTAAAACCACTGTATCAACTTAAGTCCATTATATCACCATTTGTTACGTCCCTAATTCAGAATTTAAAAACTGATTAGATTGTCCTTTTAAAATCCGCTATCTGCTAACATATCCTATTGGTCAACTGACATCTTACATCTTTCTTCAAACAAGCTTCTACTTGACAGTGATTCTTACTATTTTCTGAAGTTGCTCACTGTATTGCAAGGTGAAAGAATATTCTACTAATTTTAAAACAAATTTGTATCTTTTCTCTACTTGATGCTCAGTTCTTCTTGACCCTTTCTGATTGGTGTTAAAAATGCAGCCCCAAACTTTCTTTTCCTTTGTCATTTGTCTTTCATTATATTGAGGGACGATTTGTTGCTGAATGTCTTCCTATAGCAGTGTGATCAGCATGGAATCTGATGGATAAAAATCAGGACCTGAACAGTAAGCTGGGATGCTAGTGATTTTATTGTAAATGAATTCTCAGTTATTAAGATGTTGCTGGTGCAGTTCTTGTAAGAGAACTATTATTACAAACTTATCTTTAACATTGAGCAAATCTAATAgacttgggcttccagctgggttaCAGGTATCAAGTATAACCTTGATGACGgaccttcttcagggatgatgccaggATATGACTAGACTGGTGGTAATTATACCCCTgtagtctgtccctcctgattggctaatcctcatccaatcaggtttccactctccatcttgcttacaattgaattccagttcttacttagagcgagaccatcatctttgttaaaattcttttatgTAGTTTTaattcaatggcttcctttaccaaaAGCTATTGTTATGGCACAGTAGTTGGAACGATTGCcgggatcctgaagaaataccggatTAATACCGACCACAAACCCGTAAGGAAGCTCAAGTCCCAGCTTATGCGGGTCAAAGATGAGCTGGGACTTGGGTcggctggtgtttacaggattttctgtgaatgtggagcagcgtATATCAGCCAGATGGGACGCACGATGGAAAcatgcatcaaggagcacaggagctgCATCTgcttgggttacccagagaaatcggaagtagcagaacactgcattcgcaatggccataggattgatttTGACAGCACAAAACTCTTGTGCTACACCAATGGCTTTGGGGCTGCCCGAtagaggaagccattgaaataaaactagaggaaaagaatttttacAGAGATGATGATCTCACTCtaggtaagaactggaattcaattgtaaacaaggtgggagagtggaaacctaACTGAATGAGGACTGACCAATTAGGAGGGACAGACTGTGGGGACATAAATACCACTGGTCAAGATATACCCAGGTATCATCCCTGAAAaagatggcagagtctgtcatcgaaacatcagttataattgatacctgtaactggttggaagcccaagaagagtttattcatcatatacgccAGGAAAGTAGTAGATTGTTTTTCACTGAGAAAATTTGTTAATTGTGTAATGTTTGTTTTGTATTACCACATACTATCAACAAGTATTACCATGTTATTAATTGTCTTTCCATGTATTTATTTCTAATAAATGAAAAGAATCATAATTGTTTTTGTTTCATTCACAGGAGAGAGGGTGATGGGTAAGGGTAGTGATTTGTACCGACTGTGTAAAGACATTGACAGCTCTTTGAAAGGTTTGACAGCgtttttttgttttgattgtaACTTAAATTGTATTTTCACTCCATACTAAAGTGAGTACACACAGTAAATCATGGACAGAATTAAACTTGAATGATGTACATGCTTTTCAATGCTAGGGTCCAGTCTGACTTTCCCAATGTCATGCTGATAATGAATTTAATCTGAAATCATTTAGTTGGCTTCACTAGATTTTTGAAATGTTCTTTGCGTTTCCACAATTGTAATTTGCAAACAGCTACTTTAGATATCACTCACAGTAAGTCTATAGATAGACTTCCAAATAACTGAGGGGTGCTAATTAAACTAAAGTTGACAAGGAAAATATAACGTGCAGAGGAAACACTTGATAAATGCTGTGCTGCTAACTTAACcaaattaaaagaacaaacacgaggaaatctgcagatgctggtaattcaaacaacaacacacacaaaatgctggtagaacacagcaggccaggcagcatctatagggagaagtgctgtcgacgtttcgggctgagacccttcgtcaggactaaccaaaaggaaagatagtaagagatttaaaagtagtgggggggagggggaaatgcgaaatgataggagaagaccggagggggtgggatgaagctaagagctgtaaAGAtttgcgaaagtgatacagagctggagaagggaaaggatcatgggacgggaggcctcaggagaaagaaaggtggggggagcaccagagggagatggagaacaggcaaacaactaaatatgtcagggatggggtaagaaggggaggaggggcattaacggaagttagagaagtcaatgttcatgccatcaggttggaggctacctagccggtatataaggtgttgttcctccaacctgagtttggattcattttgacaatagaggaggccatggatagacatatcagaatgggaatgggacgtggaattaaaatgtgtggccactgggagatcctgctttttctggcagaccgagtatacttccaggtgaggcgacacttcacctgtgagtcggctggtgtggtatactgcgtttggtgctcccggtgtggccttttatatattggtgagacccgacgcaaactgggagaccgtttcgctgaacacctacgctcggtctgaaatccaagtaaatgacatccattgtGTCTTctctgtccaccctgcttgttacttcctggaATTAAGTGTTTCTTGAAAAGTCATGACCATTGCattcattatctcttcagcaacctctctcaggactctgggatgtaatccatctgTCCAGATGACTTGtgcaccttaagacctttgagtttgctagcactttccctttgtaatagcaatagcactcactcctctccctgacactcacaaacTTCTGGCACACTCCTCGTGCTTTCCTACAGTGAAAATTGATGAAAAGTACCCATTAAATTCTGACACTATTTAAACACTCTTTGGCAATAATgacctgtcccaattaagtggcatagtgtcccaaataaacaaagagaatcccagctattttcttgatcagttttagttctttaagagttgtctcaaataagcagCTATCCCAGTTAACCAATAAGCCtaattaactgaaatccactgtCTATACAATTATGAAAAGCATAGATATTGTAGATAATAGAGTGTAAAGGGCGGAAAATTGAAAGTAAATTTGCAAAGTGTGTTCTCTCACATAGACTGGAACTCACTGCCCGAGAAGATACGATAACAATGTTTATAACCATTTATAGACACTTACGTAGGCAGGGAATAAAGGGTTACAGACCACGTAAAGACAGATAGAATTGGGAAAATTTGGCATCATAGTTGATGCAGAAATAGtgagccaaggggcctgtttAATGTTTCTGACCTCCGGAGTTGACCAATTAAAAAGACTAATGTAATTAGGTAAAATAGAAATGTCATATTTTAACATGACACTTAGAGATGTAAGTTTCATTGTTATTGTATTCCTGTGGTATGTTATGTAGTTTATTGTTAGCATAATAACTAAGCAAAAAAAATTATAACAGGTGTTCTCTTGTGCTGCTTTCTCTGACTCGGAAAATAAGTGCTGTTGCCTGTTGTAAGTGGTCATGGCTTCAGATTTTTAGAACCAGAAAATCTGTACAGTACTGAATGAGCACTGTATTGTCAGGAGTACCATCTTCAGGATTGGTAAATGACCCCTACCTGTTTTCTCAAATGAGAGACAAGGACGCTGCAGCGTAATTTTAAAATGAGCAAGGCAGTTTCAGCGAAGTTACGTTGTGAAAATTGTCTGTAATGCTTAAGACATTAAAACAGATAAGCCATTTTTATTGGCAGCAATTCTTTTTTGGGATATCTTTAGACTGTGAAAATTGTTCATATAAATTCTTGTTCTTTTTTAAAGTAATTGACAGCAGTGCTCCTCTTAATGTACCACTTGGTCTTAAAAAATGGGTTGAGGACAATTACTGGGAACTTCAGCCAGTGCAGCAAACACAGGCTGCTGCAGCTACAGAACAGTTTTACGGTAAGGGCTCTCTTGACTTCAGTAATTTGAACTTGTAACAATTGATTAAGGTTTAAGTAGAAATTATTTTTTCAAACCATTTATTTTGAAAATGAATGATTCTTATTGCTACTCTTTTCTTAATACTTAGAACTTTTGAATGAATGCAGAAAGCTCAACAGTAAGGCTGCTGATGTCATTACAAAAACCAAAAGGACGCTAAGGACAATGAATTAAGCAAATACCTATGGCAACATCAGCAGTTACTTCAAGAAACTCGAGCAATTCTGAAAGAGGCCACAGATTCATACTGACACATCACCTAAATCATTTCTTTATTATGAAGTTGTTATTGAAACTAAAGGAAGGATCAGATCCTTCTACTATAGGTTGTTTTCTATATGCTTCTATACAGGTGGAATATATGCCACCCAAAGTTGTGAAAACAAAATCAGTAAAGATGTATAACGTCCTGAATTGAACTGGGTTTTACCACCTCAATTCCAACAGACAGATTTGCCTGCTGGTCAATTTTTATGCCTTCTAAATGAACTTGTGCACTGTTAATGTGCCTTCTTCAAGGCACTGACTACTGTATTACACTATACTTCTGTGAGCAAAATTTGTGAACTAAACTATTTATTCATACATATTTGTGACCAAGTGAATAGTGATTTATAGCTGTTGTCTGTGGTGTTGTATTCCAAAATATTAATCCCACAGTGAGCAATATATTCACAAAAGATGCAATCTTAAGCTATTTAAATGCTTCCTGAAGAGTGCTACAGAAATCATATTCCACAAATGCAAATCATGGCTTACTAAAAATTCTGATTATAGTCAGAAGACAGGACAGGTTTACCAGAGAGGCACATAGCGTTATCAGTTTGGTTAATGACCTTTCGTTAGAACTA includes:
- the lrrc61 gene encoding leucine-rich repeat-containing protein 61 isoform X2, whose product is MGQKVGAEEEGVKITSELLKSITGEFDLESILFLKLTKIDPLRFCENLQSLNLAGNLISSADVLCSITELKKLDTIRLKDAVSGFSNPVCMNTSYSSTMLDMFPNIKVLDGERVMGKGSDLYRLCKDIDSSLKVIDSSAPLNVPLGLKKWVEDNYWELQPVQQTQAAAATEQFYELLNECRKLNSKAADVITKTKRTLRTMN
- the lrrc61 gene encoding leucine-rich repeat-containing protein 61 isoform X1; translation: MGQKVGAEEEGVKITSELLKSITGEFDLESILFLKLTKIDICNLGCIGDCVNLERLDLSRNDISNLKPLASLKLLTVLNLSANRISNIDPLRFCENLQSLNLAGNLISSADVLCSITELKKLDTIRLKDAVSGFSNPVCMNTSYSSTMLDMFPNIKVLDGERVMGKGSDLYRLCKDIDSSLKVIDSSAPLNVPLGLKKWVEDNYWELQPVQQTQAAAATEQFYELLNECRKLNSKAADVITKTKRTLRTMN